GGACCTGGACGTGGTGGCGCAGTACCGGCTGGGGCGGCGCACGGAGCTGGGCGGGCGCTTCAACTTCGGCTCCGGCGTCCCCTACTCGCGCCCCGTGGCGCAGATCATCGGCTTCGAGACGGACGTGGTGGGCGGCGGCTACCGCCTTCCCCGCCCCCGCAGCGAAGACCCGGAGCTCCCGGTGTACGTGGTGCCCGGCAGCCGCAACCAGGAGCGCTATCCCGCCTACCACCGTCTGGACGTGACGCTGCGCCGCCGCTACGAGCGAAGCTGGGGCACGCTCACGCCGTACGTGCAGGTGCTCAACACCTACAACCGCCGCAACGTGCTCTTCTACTTCTACAACTACAGCGACACCCCCGCCACCCGCTCCGGCATCAGCATGTTCCCCGTGCTGCCGACCATCGGCGTGGAGGCGAATTTCTAAGCGTTTTGCACTAACACCCCCTCGCGGCACGTCCACAATAGAGGGCGTATTTTGCCGCAAGTAGAAGAGTGATGTACGGTAAATCTGCACACCCGGTTTTCTCGATGTGCATCTACAGCGGGGTTGGCGCGCATTGGGAGTGCTCACACGCGGCTACCGAAGGTTGCGACTTCAGGAAAGGCGTGTAAGTTGCTAGAAAGCTCCAGCTCTTCCTTCGAATCACTGACGATGCCAGCACCGCAGCCGTTTACTCCGGCACAGATCGAGGCAGCTTTAGGGGGGCGCTACACGATCTCCAACGAGATCCGGCCTGGTGCCCAAGGGTCCGTGTATCTGGCGCGACGCCAAAGCACCACAAGCGGCGTCCAGACGGACGATGCGGTCGCGTTGAAGCTTTACTTTGCAAGTGTCGAACTGGACCGCATCGAACGAGAGATCGAAGCGATGGAGCATATCCGGCACCCGTCATTGGCCGGACTGGTGGAGCACGGAACGATCAACTTAGAAGGCCAGCCGATCAAGTTTGTCGCATGGCAGTTTGTGCACGGGGAGGCACTCGACTACCGTGTCACCGGCAGTGCACTCCCCTTCAAGGTGATCGCATGCATAGGTCGGGATGTGTCCTCCGCAATTGCTGAACTCTGGTCGAAGCGAATCATTCATCGTGATATCAAGCCGCCTAACATCATGCTCCGGCATGGCGACGCGGAGGCCGTACTCATTGACCTGGGTGTTGCCCGCCACTTAGCCCAGCCTTCTCTCACCGCTTACGGAGCGACTTGGGGCACCGTTGGTTACATGTCCCCGGAACAGTGCCGAACGGAACGCAACCTCACTTGCAAGTCGGACATGTTTTCATTGGGCGTTGTACTGCTCGAAGCGTTGGGCGGTGCCCACCCGACCTCCCGTGACCAGAACCGGCTCGCTGTGGGCACGGTACCGCGCGCTACAACGGTCAATCCACTTGTACCGAGTGGCTTCGCCACCCTGATCGACTCGTTGCTCACGGTTCGTGCTGCATTCCGGCCCGACCCGCAGGTCGCCGCCTTGGAGTTCGACCGCTGGGCAAACCTTTTCTAAGATACGCTATGTTCTACTACAACGTCCGCTGGGCATTCAAGCTGCCGGACAACTGCTCCGTCTCCATCCCGGGGGGCATCATCGCCGCTTCGGCGGTGCCGCAGCATGGCTTGATTCGCCGCCGATTTGGAAAGTTCCCACATCTCCAGCATCGCCTTTTTGACCCGCAGCTATATCTCGGAGGGCTGAGCGCCGACCGCTCGCGGAAGGCAGTTGTAAAACTGTCCAGCTACGGCTGGTTCTCACCCCCGGATGTGCCGTCGTATGATAGTTCTATTCATGGGAAGCAAGCCGATTGGACCAACACCTTTCAGCAACAGATTCTCGAGGCGTGGCGCGGGAGCACACGCCGATCCCCCGCTGAGATCGCGGTTGCGGCGCGAGCTGCCGTCCAGCTACAGGTGGATCTCGAGTGCGATGCGATCATCCTGCCGTCGCCGCTAACGAATACGCTCACTACCAGCTACGAGGACGAACTCGCATGGCTCGATGCCGGTCTTGAGGCGTGTGTCGAGTTGCGCGTCCGCAGTCCGATTTATGCTACGGTCGCAATCTCAGATGTAGCGTTACGCGGACTCGATCCACAACAGAACACCGTATTATCACTGATTTCTGACCAAGTCAGCGCCAGAGGCGTTGCAGGGGCTTACATAGTAATTGAACAGGCGTCGGAGGATGGATACGTCTGCGGAGACGAGAACACACTCTACTCGCTCCTCCAACTAGTTGACGACTTCACCAGAGGAGCGAGGCTGGACACGATAGTAAATTACGCGGGGACATTCGGAGCGGTCGCTGCGGCTGCGGGCGCGAAAATCTGGTCCAGCGGGTACTATTTAGGGCAGCGCAAGCTCCGGCTATCCGAGTTCGAGGCTGAGGAGGAAGATGTGCGTTTGGCGTATCCCCGGTACTACAGCCTGGCTCTCGCCGGGGATGTAGGTCTGCGGGGCAGCCTCGATGCGCTGAACGCGGGTGGGTTCGAACGGGCGGTTTTCTCAAAAACGGACGC
The nucleotide sequence above comes from Longimicrobium sp.. Encoded proteins:
- a CDS encoding serine/threonine-protein kinase translates to MPAPQPFTPAQIEAALGGRYTISNEIRPGAQGSVYLARRQSTTSGVQTDDAVALKLYFASVELDRIEREIEAMEHIRHPSLAGLVEHGTINLEGQPIKFVAWQFVHGEALDYRVTGSALPFKVIACIGRDVSSAIAELWSKRIIHRDIKPPNIMLRHGDAEAVLIDLGVARHLAQPSLTAYGATWGTVGYMSPEQCRTERNLTCKSDMFSLGVVLLEALGGAHPTSRDQNRLAVGTVPRATTVNPLVPSGFATLIDSLLTVRAAFRPDPQVAALEFDRWANLF